CCGTGATTGCCGCGACGATCGTTTTCAATGTGCTGAAGAAATACGGCAGGGTCGAGGTGCAGAACCTCTCCGTCGACGAGAGCCGCGAGCGGCTCACGCTGGGAAACATTGAATGGAAGATCTGGGAGCATCCCCGGATCGTCGTCAGCGCCCTCGCCCTCGCCTGCCTCAATATCGGGGCCAACATCAGCTTCGGCAAAATAACCGGCGGCATCGCGAATACCAACGCCAATATCGACCACCTCGCCATCTATTCCTCGCTCGCCGACATGGGCTCCTCATTCTTCGGCGGCGGCCCGGTCGAGGCCATCATCTCGGGAACGGCGACGGCGCCGCATCCTGTGACCGCCTCGATCATGATGATGCTGATAATGGCGGCGATCCTCCTGCTCAAGCTGCTGCCGGTGCTTGGGAGGTATGTCCACAGCGCCGCGATATCCGGGTTCCTCTTCGTCCTCGGCGTCTTCGTCACCTTCATTTCAAACATTCAGGCGGCGATATCGCTCGCCCCGGCGGCGCAGGGCCCCTTCGGCTTCTCTCCGTGGGGCATGGCCATCGGCGTCACCGTGATCGCCTCGGCCCGCTGGAACCCCTTTTACGGACTGCTCGCCGGCGTCGCGATAAAAATAATCTTCGGACTCTAAAGGAGGACAAAACTATGAACGAAAGCTATACGCTGCATGTCGCGGGGCTCGTGCGCGAACTGAAGAAGGTGAGGATCGCCCCGGACCTCCGCATCGCCTCCTTCGTCATGCTCGGCGACACCCGGCTCATCGAAAAATGCGCCGACGCGCTCTATGAAAAGATAAAGGGGCTGGGGGATATAAACATGCTCGTCTGTCCCGAGGCGAAGGGCATACCGCTCACGCACGCCCTCGCTGTGCGTATGGGCGTCGATTACGTCGTCGCGCGCAAGTCGGTCAAGGGATACATGGAACATCCCATCATCGCCGAGGTCAAATCGATCACGACCACCGAAAAGCAGGTAATCGTTATCGACGAGTTCGACGCCGCCAAACTCGACGGCAAAAAAGTATGCGTCGTTGACGACGTCGTCTCTACCGGCGGCTCGCTGCGTTCGCTGGAAGAGGTGCTCGCAAAGACAGGCTGTACCGTGATCAGCAAAGTCGCCGTACTGCTTGAGGAGGGCGGCTATTCTAACGACGACCTCATATATCTGGAAAGGCTTCCCATCTTCAAAGATTAGTAAAACTAACGTTAAAATGGCGCGGCCGCCCTATTTTTGAGGCGGCTTTCGCTTTTTTCTGCTATTATAGTGAAAGGAAAAATCATCCGGGGGTACTTTCATGAATAACATACAACACCTGAGATATGCGGTCGAAGTTGAAAAGACGGGCTCCATTTCACGGGCGGCGGAAAACTTATTTATGGGACAGCCGCATTTGAGCAAGGCTATCCGCGAACTTGAGGAGGATATGAATATCACCATATTCAACCGCACCTCCAAGGGCGTCGTGCCGACGCCGCAGGGGGCGCGCTTCCTTGAATACGCGCGCAACATCCTGGTACAGATAGACGAGCTCGAATCGCTTTACAAGCCCTCGGGAGCGCAGACCTTCAGCCTCTCGCTGCCGCGCGCGAGCTATGCCGCCTACGCCTTCACAAAATTCACACAGACCCTTGACGGGCAGGAGGCCGTAGACCTCAAATACCATGAGACGAACTCGATGCAGACCATAAAAGACGTCAGCGACGGCCGTTTCTGCCTCGGCATCGTGCGCTATCAGGACGTCCATGAAAAATACTTCCTCTCGGCGCTCGAAGAACGCGGCCTCAAATACGAAGACATTTGGGAATTTGAATACCTCGCGCTGATGTCGCGGAAGCATCAGCTCGCGGCCGCCCCGGAGATAAGATACAGCGACCTGCGCCAGTTCACGGAGATCGTCCATGACGACAACTCCGTTCCCGCGATGCCGGTCTCGGAGGCACGGCTGCTTGCGCAGAAACATGAAAAAAAGAAAAAGATCGCCGTTTACGAACGCGGGATACAGTTCGAGCTGCTGCAGCGGCTGCCCTGTACCTATATCTGGGTCTCCCCGATGCCGCAGGCGGTGCTTGACTGCTTCGACCTTGTGCAGCGCCCCTGCTGCGACGCCGACAACTCCTTCCGTGACATCCTCGTATTCCGAAAAAATTACCGTTTCAGCCGCGAGGATATGACCTTCATTGAAAAACTCAAAGAAACCGTTGCGGAAGTTTCCAATAATCTCAGATAAGTAAACTATACCGATATTATGATATCGATATACTTCAATTAGTACCTGCCATTTGTGAAAGATATGAATTAATATTCACTCCGTAGGGTAGGAAATTACGGGGCATAATGGCCCCTATCCGCACTAAAGGGAGTGAATGAAGATGAAATATCCGAAATTGTTTGAACCGGGAAAAATCGGAAATCTCACCGTTAAGAACCGCATCGTCATGGCGCCGCTGGCAATGGGCGCCGCCGAAAAGGACCAGACCATAGGGCCGGCCTTTCTCGCCTATTTGCTGGAGCGCGCCAGGGGCGGCGTGGGAATGATCGTACTCGAAAACACCCGCGTCGACGATCAGCACGGCGTCGCCGCCGAATGTCAGGCAAGCGTAGCTCGCGACGAACATATCGCCCCGCTCGCGGCGGCCGCCGAGGCGCTGCACAAGGAGGGCGTGGTCTTCTTTACCCAGCTCCACCACCCCGGACGCGAGACCTTTTCAAACCTCAACGTCAGCGAGCCGGTGTGGTCGTCATCCCCGCGTCCCTGCGGAGTATGTCAGCAGGAGACCCACGAGATGACGACGGAAGAGGTGGAAGAGGTGATCGCGAAGTTCACCGCGGGAGCCGTCCGCTCACAGAAGGCGGGCTGCGACGGTGTGGAACTCCACGGCGCGCACGGATATCTCATCAGCCAATTCCTCAGCCCTTATACAAACCGCCGCGGCGACCGCTTTGGCGGCAGCTTTGAAAAGCGTTTCAACTTTGTAAAAGAGATCACCGAAGGCATTCAAAAGGCCTGTGGCAAAGACTTTCCTATCGGCATCCGCCTCACGGTCGATGAATTGCTCGCGCCAAACGGCGTGCAGGAATACCTTACGCTCGAAGAGGGCATAAAGGTCTGCCAGGCCTGCGAGAAACTCGGCATGGCCTACATCAACGTCTCCAACGGGATCTATGAATCATTCAACTCGCTCTCCGAACCGATGACCTATCCGCAGGGCTGCCGCAGCGAGAGGATACGCGCCGTAAAAGAAAAAGTCGGCATCCCCGTCATTGCCGTCAACATGGTCAAAGAACCCTGGTTTGCGGAAAAGATGCTCGAAGAGGGGCTTGTAGACTTCGTCGGCCTCGGACGCGCCGTCGTCGCCGACCCAGAGTGGGCGACGAAGGCCTTTGAGGGGCGCGAGGGCGAGATCAACCGCTGCATCTCCTGTACCTTCTGCTTCGAGACCCTCGTCTCCGACACCATCGCGGGCAAAGGCCCCGTCAAATGCGCGGTCAATCCGCGCGCGGCGCGCGAGACGCTCTATCCCGAATTTAAAAAGGACGGCGAGGGGCGCACTGTCGCCGTCGTCGGCGCCGGCCCCGCGGGGCTCGAAGCGGCGCGTGTGCTCGCCGAACGCGGCTTTGCCCCCGTGATCTTTGAAAAAGAGGAAAAACCCGGCGGTCAGATCAACATCGCCGACAAGCCGCCGCATAAAGAAAAAATCGACTGGATCGTCGAATATGAGCTCAAGCAGCTCGCGATGAAGGGAATATCCGTCAAAACCGGAACAGAGGCGACCCCGGAAAGCGTCAAAGCCATCGCCCCTTACGCGGTGATGATCGCGACGGGCGCGGAATCCATCCGCCCACAGTCGATAAAGGGCGTCAACAACGCCAACGTGCTGACGGTCGACGAGGCGCTTCTCGGCAAACCGGAGATCAGCGGCAAAAAGGTACTGCTGATCGGTTCCGGCGCCACGGGACTCGAGACGGCGGAATTCCTCTGCTCGCAGGGCAACGACGTGACGGTGGCGGAGATGCTCGACGCGATCGGCAAGGGCGTCTACGTGCAGCATTACCTTGACGCGATGGACAAACTCTCGCGCTACGACGTCAAATACCTGCCAGGCCACAAGCTGACGGAGATCACGGAAGAGGGTGCGGTGCTCGAAGACCTCAAGGAAAATAAGAACGTCGCCATAGCGGCGGACTACATAGTCCTCTCGCTCGGCGTCAGGTCAGTCAACACCCTTGAGGCCGAATGCAAAAAATTCTGCGGCAAGACCTTCGCCGTCGGAGACGCCAGCAAACCCGGGCGCGTCGAATCGGCGGTACGCGAAGGCTTTGAAGCCGCCTGGAACCTCAAATAGACCGCCAAGCCACATACCCATAAAAACCTCAAGCCCCCTGACGAAGCGTCAACACCGTCAGGGGGGCTTCATATATCGGCCTTGCGGGCGGACCGGCACGAAAGCCCCCGCCAGAGTCCCGGAGCTCCAGATCGCGGTATCCATGGAGCGCCCTCACGCGGCGACATCGATCGGCGGGACGCCTCTCCCTCGTCGCCGTGTTATCGCCCCGATATACCGATATCGTTATATCGATATTCAAAATACGTATCTACCAGATTTAGAGGAACCATACTAGAATATCATTGTACACAGAGTTCCGGTCCACACACCGGATTGTTAAGATAGATGCCCCTTCATTTCAACCTCTACAAAACCCCTCAAAGCCCTCCTGACGCGGGAGGGCTTTACCCTTTCACCTTATGTGCCACTATAGCCCGTGATTTATTTTATTAGACGGCAATCTTTTACAATTCAGTCCGTCCCCGCTAAAATATATACCCTTGATTTTCTTTCTCCGCGCTCCGCAAGCAGACCTTCCATGACCATTTCATTCAGAAGGCGTTTCGTCGTAGATTCAGCAAGGGCCAGCGCTTCGCGCGCCTCTTTATTGGATATGCTCCCGTTGTCTTTAACATAGGCGAGAACAAG
The window above is part of the Cloacibacillus evryensis DSM 19522 genome. Proteins encoded here:
- a CDS encoding guanine permease, translating into MESYATDLLTALAVVMNGIPQGLLSLSLGFAAFPTAIAFLIGAAGSFAFNSVATISFQAETIAVAGKMGSTPRERMSLVFWGALFLLIPSLLGLNEKIVEMIGPVIVNAMMAGVGVMLALVSVDMLESEKYSGISSMAVALATWFVTFDLAKTVIISVIAATIVFNVLKKYGRVEVQNLSVDESRERLTLGNIEWKIWEHPRIVVSALALACLNIGANISFGKITGGIANTNANIDHLAIYSSLADMGSSFFGGGPVEAIISGTATAPHPVTASIMMMLIMAAILLLKLLPVLGRYVHSAAISGFLFVLGVFVTFISNIQAAISLAPAAQGPFGFSPWGMAIGVTVIASARWNPFYGLLAGVAIKIIFGL
- a CDS encoding phosphoribosyltransferase family protein, whose product is MNESYTLHVAGLVRELKKVRIAPDLRIASFVMLGDTRLIEKCADALYEKIKGLGDINMLVCPEAKGIPLTHALAVRMGVDYVVARKSVKGYMEHPIIAEVKSITTTEKQVIVIDEFDAAKLDGKKVCVVDDVVSTGGSLRSLEEVLAKTGCTVISKVAVLLEEGGYSNDDLIYLERLPIFKD
- a CDS encoding LysR family transcriptional regulator; translated protein: MNNIQHLRYAVEVEKTGSISRAAENLFMGQPHLSKAIRELEEDMNITIFNRTSKGVVPTPQGARFLEYARNILVQIDELESLYKPSGAQTFSLSLPRASYAAYAFTKFTQTLDGQEAVDLKYHETNSMQTIKDVSDGRFCLGIVRYQDVHEKYFLSALEERGLKYEDIWEFEYLALMSRKHQLAAAPEIRYSDLRQFTEIVHDDNSVPAMPVSEARLLAQKHEKKKKIAVYERGIQFELLQRLPCTYIWVSPMPQAVLDCFDLVQRPCCDADNSFRDILVFRKNYRFSREDMTFIEKLKETVAEVSNNLR
- a CDS encoding FAD-dependent oxidoreductase codes for the protein MKYPKLFEPGKIGNLTVKNRIVMAPLAMGAAEKDQTIGPAFLAYLLERARGGVGMIVLENTRVDDQHGVAAECQASVARDEHIAPLAAAAEALHKEGVVFFTQLHHPGRETFSNLNVSEPVWSSSPRPCGVCQQETHEMTTEEVEEVIAKFTAGAVRSQKAGCDGVELHGAHGYLISQFLSPYTNRRGDRFGGSFEKRFNFVKEITEGIQKACGKDFPIGIRLTVDELLAPNGVQEYLTLEEGIKVCQACEKLGMAYINVSNGIYESFNSLSEPMTYPQGCRSERIRAVKEKVGIPVIAVNMVKEPWFAEKMLEEGLVDFVGLGRAVVADPEWATKAFEGREGEINRCISCTFCFETLVSDTIAGKGPVKCAVNPRAARETLYPEFKKDGEGRTVAVVGAGPAGLEAARVLAERGFAPVIFEKEEKPGGQINIADKPPHKEKIDWIVEYELKQLAMKGISVKTGTEATPESVKAIAPYAVMIATGAESIRPQSIKGVNNANVLTVDEALLGKPEISGKKVLLIGSGATGLETAEFLCSQGNDVTVAEMLDAIGKGVYVQHYLDAMDKLSRYDVKYLPGHKLTEITEEGAVLEDLKENKNVAIAADYIVLSLGVRSVNTLEAECKKFCGKTFAVGDASKPGRVESAVREGFEAAWNLK